The Panicum virgatum strain AP13 chromosome 3N, P.virgatum_v5, whole genome shotgun sequence genome includes the window CTCTTCTGTTACACATCACACATCGTGTGTTCAGTTCCATTCCTCTTCTTTCTAGGTTCATTCTCAGAGCAAGCAAGTCATGGGCCAACCTCCAAAAGAAATGTTTTATGTTTCCAGGGCATTTCATCTTCCAAAGTCTGCGCCAGTGTTCACTTTCTAAAGTGCTCCCTCCTGACGATGATTGACTGCACCTTCTACTCCTTCTTTGGTTGTGTTCCTTCTGCACCTTGTAGGCTGAGCGGACAGAGAACAAACCCCTAGCGTCGTAGTTCCATGCTGGCACATCTTCCAGGTCCGGATGCACTGGAATCGCCAGTATGGTCTGGGCGTCAGCCTGTGCAAAGGTTTGGTGTACCAATTGCTTGTCCCAATCTCCAGTGGTCGGGTCAATGAGTTCGTCCACTGTGCTGATCAGATTGTTGCCTCTTGGTGTCATTGGTTGCCTGGTCCATTCCCGAGGGATCCATGGGTACTTCCAGATGTTCACGCTTCTACCATTTCCTATTCTCCATATCAGACCATTTTTCAAAAGTTGCATGCCCTTATGTATACTATTCCAAGTGTATGAAGCACCACTCCTGCATTTGGCTTTCATTACATCTCCTGCTGGGAAGTATTTTGCCCCTAACACCTGCGCACACAAGGACCCAGGGTTCTGTAGCAGCCTCCACCCCTGTTTTGCTAGCATGGCTAAATTAAAAGTATGGATATCCCTGAATCCAAGACCGCCCTCTTTCTTTGGTTTTGTCAGTGTTTCCCACCTCATCCAATGCATCTTATTTTCTTTATCCTGGCTACTCCACCAGTACTTACAAATCATGGTGCTAATTTGATCACACATATTTTTTGTTAAGTCAAAGCACCCCATGGCAAAACGTTGGTATAGCTTGGGCTACTGCTTTGATCAGGACCTCTTTACCAGCTCGTGATagtaatttttctttcaaaccTTGTATTCTCTTCCATATTCTATCCTTCAAATATGTAAACACCGACGATCTGGATCTTCCCACATGAACAGGTAAAGCCAAATACCTTTCATTCATTGTTTCCTTGGTAATTCTCAGCTCTTGCATCACTTCTTGCTTCCTGCAATCATCAGTGTTACTACTGATCATGGCAGCCAACTTGTCCTTGTTTATCATCTGACCCGAGCACTCCTCATATAGACGTAGGATGCTCTGTAGCTGCTGTGCATCACCTCTATTTGAACGAAACAAAATCAAAGAGTCGTCGGCAAATAACAAATGTGACACACTGGGAGCTCTCGGGCAGACCTTCACCCCTCTCATCATTCTGATCTCCTCAGCTCTCTGCAACAAGGCTGAAAAACCCTCGGCACACAAAAGAAATAGGTATGGTGACAATGGATCACCTTGGTGCAGACCCCTCTCTGGTTTGAAAGCTTCAGTTAATTCACCATTAATCCTGATTTTATATGATACCGAGGACACACACTTCATTACTACATTGATCCAACGCTGGTGGAACTCCAGTTTTTCCATCATCTGAGCTAAAAAAATGCCACTCCACTCTATCGTATGCCTTGCTCATATCCAATTTAACTGCAGCATACccctccttccctttcttctttTGCTTCATATAATGCGTCAGTTCATACGCTATTAGAATGTTATCAGAAATAAGTCGACCCGGGACGAAGGCACTTTGGGCTGGGGATATCACCTTTGGGAGAATTTGCTTCAATCTATTCGCTAATGCTTTGGACACAATTTTATAAATGACATTACAGAGGCTAACGGGCCTTAGATCTTTCAGTTTATAAGGGTTCTTCACCTTTAGGATCAGGACTATCATCGTTTCATTCCAACCCTCCGGGATCAGACCACCATTGTGTACGTCCAGTACTTCCTTCGTCACCTTTTCACCGATCACATCCCAGAATTGTTTGTAGAAGACAGCCGGCATTCCATCCGGACCCGGAGCTTTCAAATCTCCAATAGAATCCACCACTGCTTTCACCTCCTCCGGTGTGAACTCATTTATGAGTGAGTTGTTCATCTCTTCAGTGATTTTTCTTTGAACTACATCTGTGAGTTCATGGGAGTCATACGGGCCGTTTGTCCTGAAAAGAGACATGAAATAGTTAGTAATAAAACTCCacttctccacctcctcctccacccaactCCCATCATCCTTCCTCGACCGCCCAATTCTATTGCTTCTCTTTCTCTCCGAACACACCGCATGGAAAAAAGATGTATTGCGGTCTCCTTTTTCCAGCCATCTCACATGCGCCCTCTGGTGCCAATATGTGTATATTTGTTCTTGCACCTTCTCCAGCTTGTATCTCAGGATTTGCTCGCAAGCCACCTGCTCACTCGATATACTTCTTCTTCTACATTTCTCCAGATCAATTTTGAGCTTCTTTGCCCTTTTCTCCAAGTCACCTAGGACATTTGTACTCAGCTTTAATAGCTTCATAGAATGAAGACATTCCTCCTTCCGTCGCTGTTTTCCAAGAGTCTGTCACCACATCTGCACATTTATCCTCCGCTAACCAGCTCGCTTCAAAGTGGAACGGCTTCGTACCTTTACCACTGCGCAGCATGTCTGGAGGACGGTCTGTCACAATGATCAGAGGGCTATGATCAGCTGGCTGGACATTTTGTTGAATATATTTCAAGCAAATTGGCGTGGCGGAGGAATGGGAGGAGAGGGTGTAGATGCCGAGGTGGACGCTTTGGAGGACGCTCTCACGTCAAAGGGGTTGCGGTCATCGGGGGCAGGGGTGGGGCAAATTGTCCATTGATAATTAAAAAAAGTCCATTgataattaaaaaaaagaacataTGTAAATTAATCTGTTTGTGCAAACCGTGtaaacttcaatctggaccgCCGTATCAACATTCAAGGGGGCGCAGGAGGAGTGGGAggagggatttgcaaaagtgtgaatACCCAATCCAACAGCaggcggttaattgtaaaattacccaatctcCCCGTACCCCTTCGATGTTGATCCGGTGACTCAGATTGGAatttgcacggtttgcacgaAGAAACTGATTTGCACCTTATATATACCCTTAAAAAAGTGATATTAGCTCGTGGTTATAGATACAGCCTTAAATCTTCATTAGTTTTGCCAAATCAAGGGGGGCCAAAGCCTAGTATGGCTTCCACACTCCACTAGACTCTACCCCTGGCGGTCGCATAGCGGCATTTTTCCTTTGAGTCATTTCCGTTGCTATATATGGTTGCTCTGTTGTCTTCTGTACGTCACTGATTCTATGTAAAATCATGGGTACAGTGACATGGTGCATTTTTTCTTCTGAGATTATAATGTACATCTAtatatacaactgaaattttcgTACGGGTTTTGGTTAGCATGCAAGCATGGACAGAGCGAGCGAGGTTTTTTCTATTTGCGGAAAGTTAGATATTAATGTTCAGAAAAAGACTTACAATCTTGAGCAATTACTTGCTCAACTCATACTGGACATCGCATACGCCACACAGCCATATGTTTTGCACGCTTTGCCAACGGAGCTATTTTGTACGCCCTCTATTTTGCTCTCTCTCCTCGAATGCATCACCGACCATGCGGGTAATCTTCCACCTGCCTCCTATGCTTCTCTGATGATGAAGTGCAGCATTTATTTGAGTCCCTCGTTTCCTTGAAGTAATATCCCACAAAGCAATGCCAAGCAATCCTTTTCCAAATAAAATTGCTCTCcttctgcactgatctgctgcaaGATTCAGGCCAGCTTGTCGACATATATGCTAGCGATCGAGCATATGTACGTCTGCGTCTTCCTTGTAAAAGCctcgtttagttcccaaaatttttcctatgctacagtaatttcgaacgtttaaccactaattaagagtattaaatgtggataactgacaaaactcatttcatgacaaaactcattccatgACCCCgggtgaaatcgcgagacgaatctatgaacctaattatgcaataaTTAGATAATATCGTGCTACAGATAATAAtatctaatgatagattaattaggcttaatagattcaccTCACTATTTCTCATctatccgtgtaattagttttataattagtatatatttaatactcctaattagtgttgCAAACATTGTCAAAAAATTTTGCCCAAAAATTTTCGCTAAATAAATGGGCCCGAGCAGGTCTACTATGTCGCCCAGTCATATTGTATTTCCTAAGAGGAAGCCGGTGACCTAAGAGGAAGGGTGAGGGTCAGCGGCGGCCCCACGGTGGTGACGGGTTGCTCGGTGGTGAGGCCGAGCGCTTGGGCACCGCCAATCGGAGCGGTGCAAGATAACCATTGCCCCATGTTGATGGTGGGGGCGGAGGATGCTGGAGTCCTAAAGGGCGCGGTGGGCGGTTGGTGGGCGGCTCGATTGCCAGCGTCTGTAGGTGGTGGGATAGGTTGAAGTGAGCGTGCCGGTAGCTAAGGCGCTGTGGGCGATGTCGGCAAATGTGGTGGCGGTGcagcgggaggaagaagaaaaaggaagtaaagaagaagaaagaggaagGATGGAAAGAGAGGGGGCTGGGGCCACCGTTCGCTGGATGCGAACGCGTGTCCGCTAGTGGCCGCGTATGTGCGCAGATTCTTGGATAGAAAAAGTTAAGAGGGAACTCGCCAAGTCGCCATCGGCCATTGCTGCGGTGCTCTTGCATCGACTTGGCTGGGTCCGTGAAAGCTACTCCGCTCCCCCGTGGCCTCATCGACGACGTGACTCGATCTACAAGCTGCTGGTACCGCGCGCAGCAGACGCAGAGGCCTGCAGCCGTTGGAACCCGTGGTCACCATCGACGGCGCCAATTAATTCCACGCCATCATACCCGGTGGTTCGTCCGTAGAGGCCAAGCAAGCCGCAAGCGGCGTCGGCGAGAGGCGGCCAAGCAAGCAAGGCGGCTGCCAGCGTGGACCGCCCATCCTGCCCCGTGGCCCGGAAGATAAGGGGCGCCACTCCGAGCCAACACGTGGCGCCGGACCCGATAAGGATAGGCCAGCatggccgggcgccgccgccggcgaacggTGACCACTCCTCCCACATCCGGTCGTCCCGCGCGGGATGGGTGGATGGGGCGCCATGGACGCCCTGGCTATATATGCCGTTGCCGTCGGAAGGGAAGGACTCAACTCAAGCAGGCCTGCCTCTTCTTCTCCTTAGTTAATATTCTAGTAATATAAGCAAGCATATACTACCAAGCCAAGCCATGGCCCCCACCGTGATGGCCTCGTCGGCCACCTCCGTGGCTCCATTCCAGGGCCTCAAGTCCACCGCTGGCCTCCCCGTCAGCCGCCGCGCCCGAAGCTCCGGCTTCGGCAATGTCAGCATCGGCGGAAGGATCAGGTGCATGCAGGTAATAATAATCAGAAGCTGGAATTGgattcttcttctcttcttgatgcatgcatgcatgcatgctgctgGTGTGTCCAAATTGAAACTGATCGAGCTGAACGCAACTCAATCGGCGATCAGGTGTGGCCGACGGAGAACAACAAGAAGTTCGAGACCCTGTCGTACCTGCCGCCCCTCTCCACGGAGGACCTCCTGAAGCAGGTCGACTACCTGATCCGGAACAACTGGGTCCCCTGCCTCGAGTTCAGCAAGGTCGGCTTCGTCTTCCGCGAGAACGCCACTTCCCCCGGGTACTACGACGGCCGCTACTGGACCATGTGGAAGCTGCCCATGTTCGGCTGCACCGACGCCACCCAGGTGtacgccgagctcgaggagtGCAAGAAGGCCTACCCCGACAACTACATCCGCATCCTCGGCTTCGACAACGTCAGGCAGGTGCAGTGCGTCATGTTCATCGCCTACaagcccccggccgccgcctaagcgcagctagctagctcctgCGTGATCGAGCAACCATCAAGTGTctcctttttgtttttgcttCGATCGGGTCACCttgattttctttctttttcatgGTTGCTTCTGCTGTATCCATCcatggcatgcatgcatgtgtgagGAACATGTCAGTGCAAGCTCCGGCTATATATGATATGTAATGTGGATACTATCTAGAGCACATTATTATCTGCCAATCCGCCGACAATATATTTATACTAGATTGTGTTAATTACTGGTACGGTGTTTTTGTATCAATAATAATATATGTTTCCTCAACCTTATGCTTCTCTGTCAATCAATGCAAATCTCATGTACTTCATGTGTGTACCAGATCAGTTGATGATAAAAAAAAGGCTTGTAACACCTGTCCTTTTTCATATATTAATCTTGACACGGTCAAGTTGCAAACTTGGAATAATGAATAATGTCACAGTAACCATAAATTCTAGTTAGTACAAATTAAAAGGGTGCCATTGAATTCAAATGCACACTTTGTGAAATAGTGGAAAATGAATATGCATGATGTAAATAGGAGCAACATACCAATATATGTCATTATACGGAAAGTGAATGGAAGTTTTTCATGATTTTGATCATGGGGGTAAGAATCATCATACAACCCATCAGGGCATTCCAGCGTGTCTCCCCTCCATGGTAGAAGGTCTATAGTTTCCATCGGAGTCAACCTAGCAAAGTTTCTCTTTAGTatatttgagaatgaatgcaaaGTCCACAACTCATCAGCTTGCCAATTTCTTATATAGATGTCACTAATAAATGACAGATAATGTCCCTATAAAGTGATAACTGATAAGTGAGACGAAATTGGCCACATGCGTCACAATATGTCGAGCTAGTATTAGTCAACCTTAGGTGCCAGATTATCTTACCTCAGATTTAGTATTTGTCAATTTCATACAGCAGGCCCGTTTATCATCCGAACTCATGGGCTCATAGCTCTAGTTTCCATTCACTGATTTTGGGGCTGTTGTACCGGTGAGGATGGGGTCATGGCTGGAGTGCGGTGATGCTCATGCAAATGCCACTACCATGCACCCCGAtcaaggtcgccggcggcccagAGAAGTTGACACTCAATTATGACACCTTACCTTATGATggctttgtataaatttttataCTAACCACCGTACTTGATACCTAAAATACCCTTATATTCGTAGATTTATTGTATTTTGGTATATGCTGCAATTTAACAGGTAATATATACCACATAAATAGAGGTATTTTGTTTGAGCCTGACGTACATACTGTGGATCAGGATCGTTGAGGGGATCCTACACGTGGAAGATGAACAACCCTGGAGGGCCAAAAAGGGCCCAGGCCAATCGGCCTGGTACCCATTGGGGTGGCAGCCTGGCCCAATTTTATTTCTGATCCAGCTCCCGTTCCTGCAGAATCAAGTCCACGAGATTTTAGGATTTCCACTCGACTATTCATCTAGAGATGTCTCCAAATCGATGTAGAGTGAAAGTATAAATGCATCCACAATGACTTTAGGATTTCCATATGTCCTTATAGCTTATTTGCATGCCGGAGTTAGAGCAATATAGAAGGAGAAAACACACTCAAGAAGGCAAAGAAACACAATAGACCAATCAGAAACTGCCACATTAGCAGCACATGGATCATGACGGCAGATCGAACTGCCTTAACTCGACGTGGGCACCAACTACCGACCTAAGGGCTCACTTACCAGTGTCCCAGCTAAAGGCGGTGGCCAATGGCCGTTGTCGTAGGAGGTCAGCCGTATACCTAGTTCGTCTGAACTAATTACCCTGCAGCGCCTCGTCTCCAGCCGACGCGTGGCACTCTTTGGTGAAGCGACTATGGCAGTTGCGCATGATTCCCATGGAGTAAACTGCCTGAACTGACCTTGTGAACCCATAATATTTGGTTCAAATTCTAAAAGCTATTGCGAAAGGTGGAAACAGACAATATCCAGAGAGCCTACTATGCTGTGAAAGTGGTGATGATGGAGGTCTACGCAAAGAACGTCCGGCGATTTCTCTTTTGATTATGTGAATGATATGAGTTATCATATAATCTAGAGTAATTTacttttataatttttcaaatatATCATTGGCATGATGATGATGTAATAATCGACAATGGCCGAATGCATTGGATGGTGCAAAAGGTCGGATCTTTatccattttctaaaaaaatataagaaaATGGGTGCTCTTCTATTCATGACACACCAAGATGGAATCAGTCTCTCCTCATTTGTAATAGTCTTGGGCTAATGGAGTTTATGTCATGAGTAGCTCTACCTCGGGTCTCCAATCAGTCCTCTTGGAGAGTTGGATATTAGGTTAGAATAATTTTCCTTTTGTAAGACTTTAATTAAGTAGTTCAATAGTTATCTTTTATATCTAAGTTTGTCTTCATATGCTACTTTACTAGTCTTATGCTCTTCTCATAGTTTATACTCGTATCATATACTATGCACTTTAGGGTCATCGATCTATGCCATGACATCAATCTAGTGTTCATTGTCGTTTCTTAGTTCTTTGCTTGTCGATCCGTAGGGTTGGAGCTCTCAGGGGAACTAGAGTAGTGTTTAGTAATGCATGCATGGCTAACACCATCCAAAAACTTGGGATCAGGAGGCTTTGAACAATACATCGGTCCTCGATCCATCTATGGATAACAAGAGTGAATGGAATTTCAAACTAATTCAAATTGCAATATAGGATTGTGCAATTCTAAAAATTAACGAAGCCTTTGTCTAATTAGAGTTATGAGAAAAATATGCTCTAAAAgttattttcaaaatattttattGATAAGCAACTCTAAATTTaatgaaaaatatttaaaaGTGTTACATACCTATTAATGAAAAATACTATAAAAATCAATACAATGaaacaagatatgaattgagGTACCAACCTTAAAACATGAGTTACGTGAATCCTTCAAAATTCGGGAGCCACTTTGAACTTTGATGTAAATTTTGCCTCTATCATGAGAAAAGAGCATCtccatcaaattcaaattaTAAAATTGAAATCTAGCCAATGAGACAAGCAAAGAATCGAATAGGTTGCTAGCTATCAAGCATAAAACAACTGTATGTTCTCCATACTTCAAAATTTATTAGCCTCCATTGCATTTTGATATAAATTTAGCCTCTACCATGAGCAAAACCTTTccatcaaattcaaactggaaaTTCAAAATCTAGCCAATGAAACAAGCAAAGAAATGAATAGGTTGCTAGTTACTAACCTTAAACTGAGTAGATGATGTGTATACTTCAAAAGGGGCCCGAAAATCTTCACCATCTTGATGCGAAATGGCTGCAAAAATGGTGGAGTTGGGTAAAAGGAGGGGGAACGAAGGGTGATATATATTCACGGTAGACGAAACCAACCTTGCTAAACTCCAGGCAGGGGACGAAGTTGTTCCGGCGTATGAAGCAATCGATCTTCTTCAAGAGGTCCTCTGTGTGGAGAGCGGCGGCAAGTAGGACAGGGTCTCGAACTTCTTGATGCCCTCAATCGGCCACACCTAGACAAGGAATATGAACACACCAATATCAGTTCATGAACTTCCTCTACCTACTCAGTTGCAGCAGTAAGAATTCCAGTTACTAGATTATTACCTGCATGCACTGATGCACCTGATCCTTCCGCCGTTGCTGACGTTGCCGAAGCCAGAGGTGCTAGAGCGGTGGCTCACGGGGAGGCCAGTGGTGGACTTGAGCCCCTGGAATGGAGCAACTGAGGTGGCTGAAGATGTCATGGCGGAGGGTGCCATTGCTACCTCCTATGCTAGGAGAGGAGCTCTACTGCTCTAGAAATCTAGGGAAGATAGCTGAAGTCTCGGTAGGGGTTTATATAACCAATACAACCAAACCAGAGGGGATGTCAGGATATGGCAGGAGTGGCTGCTGTTGTACACAGTCCAAACATTTGTCGCCAACGAGCCTGATGCAGCTTTCTGCCTTTGGATGCAGGCGGCAAGCAGTGACAAGCTGCTGGTCGTTTATTTCTGCATGCCTTTGGATGCAGGCGCCAAGAAGTGACAAGCTTCTGGTCGTTTCTGCCTTTGGATATAATGCAGGCGCCAAGCAGTGACAAGCTGCTGCTGGTCCACATGCTGGAGCATTCATACGTTTTTGCCTTACTACGCACCGCGGCTTTGTAAATTGCTGGCTGTCGTTCCTCACTGATTTTTGCAGCATGGCTTTGAGTAAATTATCTCATAATTTGTGCTGGCACGAAGATGCACGAGTATCTGTGTCAGCTGGATAACCGGTACTGATGAGAGGTTAGGAGTCGTCACGAAATTCGGACATGCAATTGAAAGGTTTGATTTTGTTGTTTCCAAGAGTACCACGTCAATAAAAACACAAATGAAACATGAAACTCACTTCACAATGAATTGATTCATGTTTGCTATTTCATAGGCACTCAACACATTTAATTCAAAGACTCATCAAGAGTTGCTAACCGTGCAGCATCCATATatggtttcatctagatgaaactcatTTCATTTCTCTCCTTATTAATCTAGTGATACATCATCTAAAATGGTGACATGACACCCTATTTAATGTGTATGAAACTCTCATGAAatcccattgagactggccaTAAAACATCCACCGGGAATGGCCTTATATGTAACGGTCTTTGATGATGCATGTTACATATGTGTAGTATCTTTGTAACGGGCTTCGTTAGTCCGTTACCTTCTTTTCAGCGTTACACGTAGTGTTCTCATGGCTTCTCAAGgttgtttctttttttgagCATGATCGCTGCTCGTTCCACCAAATCTTACTTTTCCTACATTTCTTGTAGTCACCATATAAAGTAGAAGGTTTGAATTCTCCTCGAGTGGCGGGCCAAGAAATCCAAGTTTGGGTATTAAAAAATTCAAGATGCAAAGCAAAATGGCTGTTTTATACTAAttattaatatatatacatTTGGTAATACCTTCAAATACTATAGATTAGCAAAAATAATGGATATTCAATGAATACCATTGAAGACCAAGTGAGCCCGCCCTCCTCGCATATATCCATGCCACACAGCAGTTTTTCTGCGGTCCCTCTACTATCAATTTCACATCTCTCGCGTGTGGACCACCTGCTTCTGTCACTCCTTGGTGCCTGCACTGCATGGCGCTGCATCCAGTATTTTTCGAGCTGGATTCAGAGAGGCATGCATCAGGCTTGTTGGCCACGAGAGCAGCTGACGCCGCATGAGCCACAAATGCTTGGATTGTCCAAGAGCAGCCACTCCTGCCATATCCTAACATCTATCCCCACTGGTTTGGATATATGAACCCCTTGCCATAGGGCCTCAAATCAAGCAACCGAGGCTCAAGTTATACTCAGTCAaactatttttatatttgaccaaaattatagaaaagatcATAAAGATTTATAGCACCAAATTAATATACTATGTGACGGGTCTAGTGACCCTGGGTCCTCGACGAGCCCACCACAACAAGAAGATTAGCCAGCCCAAGACTGATATTGGGCAGAACCTCTTACCACCTAGTGGGACCCGGCAGCAAACTGGCCCACACGATGGAACCCTAACCCAAGGGGAAGAAATATTCTCCCGGAAGCCGGGTCCCTGATGAACCCACGTGAGGAGGGGTACAGCTGATAGGGACGGGGCGCTAGGGTCAAAATCAACATAGAAGCCGTCCGCTCCTCCCACATGAGTAACAGTCCCACTACCAATCCACAATGGGTACTATTCCACCTGCCCATCCTCAGGGATGGGCGACGGAAGAGGTTGTCAGTTCCTACCCTCTCCCATGGCATCATCATGACCACACTGCCTTGCATCATATCGTGGCAGGGCAAGTTCCTTGATGAGGCTCCGTGCACTACCCATCAACGAAAAATTCGCCCCGACTAACGATACATGGCCAGCTGGAGGCCACCCATCCTCACCGACTGAAGAAAAAAGACAGATAGGGATAGAAGCTCATCAAGGATGGATAGGGACGGAAGCTTATCAAGGAAAGACAGCCAGGGGGTCGCCCATCCGCCCGACGAGGGGAGACGATGGCCCCGACTAAAAGAACAGGAAGCCCCGATTGGCAGCATTGACCAGAGACACCCTCAGGAACCCTGGTAGTTATTATGTAAAGTGGGGTCCCCCTTGAGCTATAAAAGAGGAGGCCCCAAGCGTAGATAGACATTAGACAAACAACTAGCAACAGAGACAAAATCTCTTGCATACTGCCATGCATGTACTCCCCAACCTTAGAGAACCAGGGCTCGAGCAACATGACCGACCACCACGCCACTAGGCTTTCAGGCCTGAACTAATATAACGACAAGACGCAAgcgagtaagttagtatttggaCATTTCCAGAACCGACAGTTTGGCACCATCCGTTGGGACACATCATGCTTTCATCGCTCTGGCGATCTGATGGTTTTTACCACCAACATCTCCGGCACCACGAGCCCGGGTGAGACGATTCGCTTCGGGTCGCTAGAGTTTCCCATGGCCCCTCTCACTGGGTCATGGGTGCCCCCCGCTTTCGAGCCTTTCTAGTAATTTTGCTTTGGAAGCCTGCATTTCATTGCCGACCAG containing:
- the LOC120665718 gene encoding ribulose bisphosphate carboxylase small chain A, chloroplastic-like, whose amino-acid sequence is MAPTVMASSATSVAPFQGLKSTAGLPVSRRARSSGFGNVSIGGRIRCMQVWPTENNKKFETLSYLPPLSTEDLLKQVDYLIRNNWVPCLEFSKVGFVFRENATSPGYYDGRYWTMWKLPMFGCTDATQVYAELEECKKAYPDNYIRILGFDNVRQVQCVMFIAYKPPAAA